Proteins encoded in a region of the Corynebacterium breve genome:
- a CDS encoding DsbA family protein: MAEQVKFWFDVSCPFAWKTSRWIKEVATVRDIEVEWIPMSLAVLNENADIDEGYADMMKANWGPARVFAKVKAQQPEKIDTLYSSMGEIVHEEGNNGKKGFGAYDEVIAKGLERAGLDASYADVANTEDMDEQLRAYHQAGQDAVGSDSGTPIVQVEGNAFFGPVITRFPAGEESGELFDAYKTLAAYPYFFELKRNRFENPQLGSWK; this comes from the coding sequence ATGGCTGAGCAAGTAAAATTCTGGTTCGACGTATCCTGCCCATTCGCGTGGAAGACCTCGCGCTGGATTAAAGAAGTAGCAACCGTGCGCGACATCGAAGTCGAGTGGATCCCGATGTCGCTGGCAGTACTCAATGAGAATGCCGACATCGATGAGGGCTACGCCGACATGATGAAGGCCAACTGGGGGCCAGCGCGGGTGTTTGCGAAGGTCAAGGCCCAGCAGCCAGAGAAGATTGACACGCTCTACTCCTCAATGGGCGAAATCGTCCACGAAGAGGGCAACAATGGCAAGAAGGGCTTCGGCGCTTACGACGAGGTCATTGCCAAGGGCTTGGAACGCGCCGGGCTTGACGCTAGCTACGCCGACGTGGCCAATACTGAGGACATGGATGAGCAGCTACGCGCCTACCATCAGGCTGGTCAGGACGCAGTCGGCTCTGACTCCGGCACCCCGATTGTCCAGGTAGAAGGCAACGCATTCTTCGGCCCTGTGATCACCCGCTTCCCTGCAGGTGAAGAGTCGGGCGAGCTCTTTGATGCCTACAAAACCCTCGCAGCCTACCCATACTTCTTCGAGCTCAAGCGCAACCGCTTTGAAAACCCACAGCTGGGTAGCTGGAAGTAG